A stretch of the Nothobranchius furzeri strain GRZ-AD chromosome 5, NfurGRZ-RIMD1, whole genome shotgun sequence genome encodes the following:
- the LOC129163386 gene encoding pogo transposable element with ZNF domain isoform X1 encodes MSNRSALEENTSESDQITSSNMETELFMECEEEELEPWQQVDDCVEEDEVDFIDSYCEPVEDSSPPSTPPSVPPAPTAPSPLQIVSSLMPQPQPSITTAPSTFSLPTIATPTASAPPLMAQAPPLILTQTSSGTFLFPAAPGSGSPRPILLTTQGFQVPTMMNAGAPLVLNLQPGQTVQPLTLIQSPSLGQLVRPSVGQPGKGPAPSGGSGSAFTAMQLPTTLTIRTGTPGSVNLEVTKVSGTNSLRLVAPQSLSPSSANGVMKATPLNSSTATCHTHSVVNAPGVPMAPASGSTRVVMSVEEFYYGRFGGDVSLRKNPMGNTVFTCNVCSCRADNNLRLMQHMLQHSELTVLGGNRESCGFCYRQFSSSAQLKDHLDSVHGPTLSSRLCRICEWAFESEPAFLNHMKSNHKPGEMPYVCQVCSYRSSFYSDVLQHFASFHRDSLFLLCVFCLKVTRNSVSYQQHLLKHKISQGFHCNRCRLQFVSLKEKLHHKLESHRSFRKPAQLEGLPPGSKVTIRTYGKAMPSMTSPTIIQPNRIKTEPQNIAIQKSPPPQKSPKSLNKKVLSRRESRSTAGEGTRCVCLECGTEASDLSAHYPTYVHCLLCPYSSSCSRAYAAHMIHHHVRSSKDKVLPHHRSLPPSAFLLHCAQCDFKPQSADQMADHLLANPEHESAICSKWDFIKLDVQFYHSEEQTSSEEPDQNQVSSKPSWRLADNWKCPPESTKPSIALFTQPCGPHHNLPKNCDAIDFFNLFFPSELIKLIAHETNTHAKTCRMLGSCLPDWVPVTTHDIKGFIGLVILMGIHNLPDLSHYWSFTHYDNSYAFYRAMSINRFKQIASNICMGSLISNELHGFSAPSDPLQVFRPMLNILGGAMWDAYQPNCCLTIDRALLPSLEEDSSDTKVNPKTQPQIWLLCDSKSGYCHRFFIQLGQKAGQDTGFAVVPELMKDLKNKNHQLFLAKSLASIPLMQKLLDEGIYSCSSFPPPNPILPGELWAEGQLEKPGDFLQRQFGPLLATRWKDTKEMGCLSTNAAPAETDTVWRRSPTKVGGLVPISRPMAFRLLQENMRGVDICKQLLACNPLGGIPQDRHWRNIFWFLINIGIVNAFIVLRESRKDNPPAWVHDGLFSQVNFRKRLGIQLTKYAQRNPESTETSSPRGTKTERIDDSNKQRHRMSKISFISKRCKNCNLKNLRHESVYGCMVCKANLCNKPSCFWEFHGLSPLNKGSTKVGFLKDGISGELEVDEVLDNIDEAMAPVEDLDFSDEEKQDDLEGDDVNEIIKEEVLTDVQQPTSPLPSQPNDSVPPAAQTSASKEREDFLSARQLRITLFALCEGLRQAVRVFSTDTCLIQSWLKVARKHLRQGQQEQKVQATGLDHMVAWILSMREQQLPITESNLFLKASTLKKKGAFGDSFRISYNWAVSFLIQHQLGVQRASRATSVARVLPHSLEAKVQSFREFTQKVFQVHQLTHSSVAAMDELCLFVDFSLVQDKFCRSEALKLSGSSPLVTVFLTVLADGSMLSSLVRTTRQLPEKGLPEFIILETSPGNRSVEEILEQWTSKIWLKHRTGAALTSKSMLVLDRHREHLADSFLSSLSALSSLPAVIPGGCSFCLQPLEVCLKPVLQRFLLSRWSDVITKNPPELEETEPDQLQTNVTQMIVGWLVEALTHLNALPQLWKQSFDLTGIMPMSEEVSEKEDRKRPEEIQSDLLKTLTEILLGPEATESEPPELQELEELDETDENQPEEQESSEDKMDRKDEDMEVEGTEIINPERTQKEEKDGENRKEGDTERKRLEDREKDGKYKTETTDEDKKEETEILKGDSWDSRENRDGMENKRTEEEELNKNEKMETEETDREEGEEVEEEREEVEEREKVEEEREEVEEERQKVEERENVEEERQKVEEEGEKVEEEREEVEEEREEVEEERQKVEEEGEKVEEEREEVEEERENVEEEREGVEEEREEVEEEREEVEEEREEESEEASKERRETRIVIGEEVGDEWKLTVKSRTEAVGADEEEDMMEDSLLGH; translated from the exons TAACATGGAGACAGAGCTGTTTATGGAGTGtgaggaggaggagctggagcCATGGCAGCAGGTGGATGACTGCGTAGAAGAAGACGAGGTGGACTTTATAGACAGCTACTGTGAGCCAG TTGAGGATTCTTCGCCCCCCAGTACTCCTCCCTCCGTCCCACCTGCCCCAACAG CTCCGTCTCCACTGCAGATCGTCTCCTCCCTGATGCCTCAACCTCAACCCTCTATCACCACTGCCCCCTCTACCTTCTCCCTCCCTACTATCGCCACACCCACTGCCTCAGCACCCCCTCTGATGGCTCAGGCTCCGCCCCTCATCCTGACACAGACTTCAAGTGGGACTTTTCTCTTCCCAGCAGCCCCTGGTTCAGGCAGTCCTCGGCCCATCCTCCTGACCACACAG GGTTTCCAGGTACCGACGATGATGAACGCCGGTGCTCCTCTGGTTCTGAACCTGCAGCCGGGTCAGACAGTTCAGCCTCTCACTCTGATCCAGT CTCCCTCCCTGGGTCAGCTGGTCCGGCCCAGTGTGGGACAGCCCGGTAAAGGCCCCGCCCCATCAGGTGGGTCAGGCTCCGCCTTCACAGCCATGCAGCTGCCCACCACCCTGACTATCCGCACCGGCACCCCCGGATCTG TTAATCTGGAGGTGACGAAGGTGAGCGGTACCAACTCCCTGAGACTGGTCGCCCCCCAGAGTCTCTCCCCATCTTCAGCCAATGGAGTAATGAAGGCCACGCCCCTCAACAGCAGCACAG CGACTTGCCACACCCACTCTGTCGTCAACGCACCGGGTGTTCCCATGGCGCCGGCGTCGGGCTCGACCCGGGTGGTGATGAGTGTGGAGGAGTTCTACTATGGGAGGTTTGGTGGAGACGTCAGCCTGAGAAAAAATCCGATGGGGAACACGGTCTTTACCTGCAACGTCTGCTCCTGCAGGGCCGACAACAACCTGAG gtTGATGCAGCACATGCTGCAGCACTCGGAGCTGACTGTCCTTGGAGGAAACCGGGAGAGCTGTGGATTCTGCTATCGACAGTTCTCGTCCTCTGCTCAGCTGAAGGACCACCTGGACAGCGTGCATGGACCCACCCTGTCCTCCC GTCTGTGCCGTATTTGTGAGTGGGCGTTTGAGAGCGAGCCAGCCTTCCTGAATCACATGAAGTCCAATCACAAACCGGGTGAAATGCCCTATGTCTGCCAG GTGTGTTCGTATCGCTCGTCCTTCTACTCAGACGTCTTGCAGCACTTTGCCAGCTTCCACAGGGATTCTCTGTTCCTGCTATGTGTCTTCTGTCTGAAGGTTACCAGGAACTCAGTCAGCTACCAGCAGCACCTGCTGAAACACAAG ataaGTCAGGGCTTCCACTGCAACAGGTGTCGTCTTCAGTTTGTCTCCCTCAAAGAAAAGCTTCACCACAAGCTGGAAAGCCATCGTAGCTTCCGTAAACCTGCACAGTTGGAAGGTCTCCCTCCAGGTTCCAAG GTAACAATCAGGACCTATGGGAAGGCCATGCCTTCGATGACATCACCAACCATTATTCAACCCAACAGAATCAAGACCGAGCCGCAGAACATTGCAATCCAGAAGAGCCCACCACCCCAGAAATCCCCAAAATCACTGAACAAGAAAGTACTTAGCCGCAGAGAGTCCAG GTCAACAGCAGGTGAGGGaacaaggtgtgtgtgtttggagtgTGGAACTGAAGCTTCGGACCTGTCTGCACACTACCCGACCTACGTCCACTGTCTGCTGTGTCCCTACAGCAGCAGCTGCTCCCGGGCCTACGCTGCCCACATGATCCA CCATCACGTCAGAAGCTCCAAGGATAAAGTTCTCCCTCATCATCGAAGTCTTCCTCCAAG TGCGTTCCTGCTGCACTGTGCTCAGTGTGACTTCAAGCCTCAGTCAGCTGATCAGATGGCTGACCACCTTCTGGCGAACCCGGAGCACGAAAGCGCCATCTGCAGCAAGTGGG ACTTCATCAAACTGGACGTCCAGTTCTACCACAGTGAAGAGCAGACATCTTCAGAAGAGCCCGATCAGAACCAGGTCTCATCCAAACCTTCCTGGAGGTTAGCAGATAATTGGAAATGTCCACCTGAGAGCACCAAGCCCTCCATAGCCCTCTTCACACAGCCTTGTGGACCTCACCACAACTTACCCAAGAACTGTGATGCCATTGACTTCTTCAACCTCTTCTTCCCCTCGGAGCTCATTAAGTTGATCGCCCACGAGACCAACACCCACGCCAAGACCTGCCGCATGCTGGGCTCCTGCCTTCCGGACTGGGTCCCTGTCACCACCCATGACATCAAAGGTTTCATCGGGCTCGTCATCCTGATGGGGATCCATAACTTGCCGGATTTATCCCACTACTGGTCCTTTACTCATTATGACAACAGCTATGCCTTCTACAGAGCCATGAGCATCAACAGGTTTAAGCAGATTGCCTCTAACATCTGTATGGGCAGCTTGATCTCCAATGAGCTCCATGGATTCAGCGCCCCCAGTGACCCGCTGCAAGTCTTCAGGCCAATGCTAAACATTTTAGGTGGTGCTATGTGGGACGCCTACCAGCCAAACTGCTGCCTGACCATCGACCGGGCACTGCTGCCCAGTCTGGAGGAGGATAGCAGCGACACCAAGGTGAACCCAAAGACCCAGCCGCAGATCTGGCTGCTCTGTGACTCAAAGTCAGGCTACTGCCACCGCTTCTTCATCCAGCTGGGGCAGAAGGCGGGCCAGGACACAGGCTTTGCTGTTGTGCCAGAACTGATGAAggatctaaaaaataaaaatcaccagCTGTTTCTGGCCAAGTCACTCGCTTCCATCCCACTAATGCAGAAGCTTCTGGATGAGGGGATCTACTCCTGCAGCTCCTTCCCTCCACCTAACCCTATCCTGCCAGGTGAGCTGTGGGCGGAGGGCCAGCTGGAGAAACCTGGGGACTTCCTGCAGAGACAGTTTGGCCCCCTGCTGGCCACGCGTTGGAAGGACACCAAAGAAATgggctgcctgtcaacaaatgcaGCTCCAGCTGAAACCGATACGGTTTGGAGGAGGTCTCCAACCAAGGTGGGGGGACTGGTCCCCATCAGTCGCCCCATGGCTTTTCGGCTTCTGCAGGAAAACATGCGTGGGGTCGATATTTGTAAGCAGCTTCTGGCCTGCAACCCACTGGGAGGGATTCCTCAGGACCGCCACTGGCGGAACATCTTCTGGTTCTTAATCAACATCGGTATCGTCAACGCCTTCATTGTGCTGCGTGAGAGCCGCAAAGACAACCCGCCTGCCTGGGTGCACGACGGCCTCTTCAGTCAGGTCAACTTCCGCAAGCGTTTGGGCATCCAGCTCACAAAGTATGCCCAGAGAAACCCCGAGAGCACGGAGACGTCCAGCCCCCGCGGGACAAAGACCGAACGTATAGATGACTCCAACAAACAAAGACACCGAATGTCAAAAATCAGCTTCATCTCGAAGAGGTGCAAGAACTGCAACCTGAAGAACCTGCGTCATGAGAGCGTGTACGGCTGCATGGTCTGCAAAGCAAACCTGTGCAACAAGCCCAGCTGCTTCTGGGAGTTTCATGGTCTGTCTCCTCTGAACAAAG GATCCACGAAGGTTGGCTTTCTGAAGGACGGCATCAG CGGAGAGCTAGAGGTGGACGAGGTTTTGGACAACATAGATGAAGCCATGGCTCCCGTGGAGGACCTGGACTTTTCTGATGAGGAGAAGCAGGATGATCTTGAGGGTGATGATGTTAATGAAATAATTAAGGAAGAAGTTTTAACTGATGTGCAACAACCCACATCCCCGTTACCATCACAACCTAACGACTCAGTCCCTCCGGCAGCCCAGACGTCTGCCTCTAAAGAGCGAGAAGACTTCCTGTCTGCCCGTCAGCTGAGGATCACCTTATTTGCTCTGTGTGAAGGACTCCGTCAGGCAGTGCGGGTCTTCTCAACAGATACGTGTCTCATCCAGTCTTGGCTGAAGGTGGCCAGGAAGCATTTGAGACAAGGCCAGCAGGAGCAGAAGGTCCAAGCCACCGGCTTGGACCACATGGTGGCCTGGATTCTATCCATGCGAGAGCAGCAGCTTCCAATCACAGAGTCCAACCTCTTCCTCAAAGCCTCCACCCTGAAGAAGAAGGGGGCTTTTGGTGACTCTTTCCGGATCTCCTACAACTGGGCGGTGAGCTTTCTGATCCAGCACCAGCTGGGTGTCCAAAGAGCCAGCAGGGCGACATCGGTTGCACGCGTCCTGCCTCATTCTCTGGAGGCCAAGGTCCAATCCTTCAGAGAGTTTACTCAGAAGGTCTTCCAGGTCCACCAGCTGACCCACAGCTCTGTTGCTGCCATGGACGAACTCTGTCTCTTTGTGGACTTTAGTTTAGTTCAGGACAAGTTTTGTCGCTCAGAAGCCCTGAAGCTCAGCGGCTCTTCTCCTCTGGTCACCGTCTTCCTGACTGTCCTGGCTGACGGCTCCATGCTGTCCTCTCTGGTTCGGACCACTAGGCAGCTGCCTGAAAAAGGCCTGCCGGAGTTCATCATACTGGAGACCAGTCCAGGGAATCGGTCGGTCGAGGAAATCTTAGAACAGTGGACCAGTAAGATCTGGCTGAAGCATCGGACTGGTGCAGCTCTGACCAGCAAATCCATGCTGGTCTTGGATCGACATCGAGAGCACTTAGCGGATTCGTTTCTTAGTTCCTTGAGTGCACTGTCCAGCCTTCCAGCGGTGATCCCTGGAGGCTGCTCCTTCTGTCTTCAGCCCCTGGAGGTTTGTCTGAAGCCTGTCCTGCAACGCTTCCTGCTGTCGCGCTGGTCTGACGTCATAACCAAGAACCCACCGGAACTGGAGGAAACAGAACCAGATCAGCTCCAGACTAATGTGACCCAGATGATTGTTGGCTGGCTGGTTGAAGCTCTGACCCACCTGAACGCTCTCCCTCAGCTCTGGAAACAGTCCTTCGACCTGACGGGCATCATGCCAATGTCAGAGGAAGTCTCTGAGAAGGAGGACAGAAAGAGACCAGAGGAGATTCAGTCTGACCTTCTTAAAaccctgactgagatcctcctggGTCCAGAAGCAACAGAATCAGAACCACCAGAGCTCCAGGAACTGGAGGAGCTAGATGAAACTGATGAGAATCAGCCAGAAGAACAAGAGTCGTCTGAAGACAAAATGGACAGAAAGGATGAGGACATGGAGGTAGAAGGAACAGAAATCATAAACCCAGAGAGAACACAGAAGGAAGAAAAAGACGGAGAGAATAGGAAGGAAGGAGACACGGAACGAAAAAGACTTGAAGACAGAGAGAAGGATGGAAAATATAAAACTGAAACAACAGATGAGGacaaaaaggaagaaactgagatATTAAAGGGAGACAGTTGGGACAGTCGAGAGAACAGAGACGGGATGGAAAATAAAAGAACAGAAGAGGAGGAGTTGAACAAGAATGAGAAAATGGAAACAGAAGAAACAGAcagggaggagggagaggaggtggaggaggagagagaggaggtggaggagagagagaaggtggaggaggagagagaggaggTGGAAGAGGAGAGACAGAAGGtggaggagagagagaatgtggaggaggagagacagaaggtggaggaggagggagagaaggtggaggaggagagagaggaggtggaggaggagagagaggaggtggaagaggagagacagaaggtggaggaggagggagagaaggtggaggaggagagagaggaggtggaggaggagagagagaatgtggaggaggagagagagggggtagaggaggagagagaggaggtggaggaggagagagaggaggtagaggaggagagagaggaggagagcGAGGAGGCGAGCAAAGAGAGACGAGAGACCCGAATCGTGATTGGAGAGGAagttggagatgagtggaagctgACGGTGAAGAGCCGGACTGAAGCCGTCGGTGCTGATGAAGAGGAAGACATGATGGAGGACAGTCTCTTAGGACATTAG